One Antarctobacter heliothermus DNA segment encodes these proteins:
- a CDS encoding DUF4175 domain-containing protein yields MAPTRDPSTDIFRTLRWPLALTRLGMVAERLARAFWPLWSIVIFALALLMLGVQDEVAVEWVWAAGAVLGAGALWAVWYGARRFRWPSRAAAVLRLDATLRGNPIQASLDTQAIGGGDAASTAVWRAHQTRMRARLAEARAVEPDLRVSRNDPLALRYVALLTLSVAILFGSLVRVQSVTGMGAGGPDLAQGPAWEGWMQPPAYTRLPSVYLNDITAASIEAPEGAEITLRMYGEVGALSIRENVSGRDLTPEAAQETAQDFAVLKSGELAVDGPGGRLWQIAMIPDAAPSVARDGEIEVSYEGEAQIPYTATDDHGVVTGTARFVLDLEAVDRRYGRSIAPEQRKMIEVPLAMPVSGNRADFSNALVGNFSLHPWANLPVKLTLEVEDGRGQKGLSEPEALTLPGRRFFDPVAAALIEQRQSLLWNRENAEMIVQIFKAILNEPEDLFRKDVEQLRLRTLTTRLELLAKYGALTDEKQDALAQAMWDLALSMEEGDLQDALERLQRARERLEEAMKNGASDQEIAELMQELREATDDYMRQLSRQQAQDNPEGQQMDPQNMIQMSQDDIQRMMDKIQELMEQGRMAEAQEAMRQLQEMLDNMQMTQGPGGGGQSPGEQAMEGLADTLREQQELSDESFRDLNDGQRGQGDRQPGQGQPGPQDRQPGQGQGGRDPGQGEGGDLAGDLAERQRALRDELNRQRQALPGQGTEAGERAAEALERADGAMDGAERALRDGDLAEAIDRQSSAMEALREGMRNLGEALAEQQQQRTGEQGFAQGGDPAQQRDPLGRNSGNTGRVGTDEGLLQGQDVYRRAEELLGELRKRSGELDRPEEERNYLDRLLERF; encoded by the coding sequence ATGGCCCCCACCCGCGACCCCTCAACCGACATCTTCCGCACCCTGCGCTGGCCGCTGGCGCTGACCCGGCTCGGCATGGTCGCCGAACGGTTGGCGCGCGCCTTCTGGCCGTTGTGGTCCATCGTGATCTTCGCGCTGGCGCTGCTGATGCTGGGCGTTCAGGATGAGGTCGCTGTGGAATGGGTCTGGGCGGCCGGGGCCGTTCTGGGCGCGGGGGCGCTGTGGGCGGTTTGGTACGGGGCGCGGAGGTTCCGCTGGCCCTCCCGTGCGGCGGCAGTTCTGCGGCTTGACGCGACGCTGCGGGGCAACCCAATACAGGCATCGCTGGACACGCAGGCGATTGGCGGCGGCGACGCTGCCTCTACCGCTGTCTGGCGCGCACACCAGACGCGAATGCGCGCCCGCCTAGCAGAGGCGCGCGCGGTTGAGCCCGACCTTCGCGTTTCACGGAACGATCCGCTGGCTCTGCGCTATGTTGCACTCCTGACCTTATCTGTAGCGATCCTGTTCGGCTCGCTGGTGCGGGTGCAATCGGTGACTGGCATGGGGGCAGGTGGCCCGGATCTGGCGCAGGGCCCGGCGTGGGAGGGTTGGATGCAGCCGCCCGCCTATACGCGCCTGCCGTCGGTTTACCTGAATGACATCACCGCTGCGTCGATTGAGGCACCAGAAGGGGCCGAGATCACCCTGCGCATGTACGGCGAGGTGGGCGCGCTCAGTATCCGTGAAAACGTATCTGGTCGCGATCTGACGCCCGAGGCGGCGCAGGAAACGGCGCAGGATTTTGCCGTGCTGAAATCCGGTGAACTGGCCGTGGATGGGCCGGGCGGACGCCTCTGGCAGATTGCGATGATCCCCGACGCTGCGCCAAGCGTGGCCCGCGACGGCGAGATCGAGGTCAGCTATGAGGGCGAGGCTCAGATCCCTTACACTGCGACGGACGATCATGGGGTTGTCACCGGGACGGCACGGTTCGTGTTGGATCTGGAGGCGGTCGACCGCCGCTATGGCCGCAGCATCGCGCCGGAACAGCGCAAGATGATCGAGGTGCCACTGGCAATGCCGGTGTCGGGCAACCGCGCCGATTTCAGCAACGCTCTGGTCGGGAATTTTTCGCTGCACCCTTGGGCCAACCTGCCCGTCAAGCTGACGCTGGAAGTAGAGGACGGGCGGGGACAGAAGGGCCTGTCAGAGCCCGAGGCGTTGACCCTGCCGGGGCGGCGTTTTTTCGATCCGGTTGCGGCGGCGCTGATCGAGCAGCGCCAATCACTGCTGTGGAATCGTGAAAATGCCGAGATGATCGTTCAGATCTTCAAGGCGATCCTGAACGAACCAGAGGATTTGTTCCGCAAGGATGTCGAGCAGTTGCGGCTGCGTACGCTGACCACGCGGCTAGAGCTTTTGGCGAAATACGGTGCTCTCACCGACGAAAAGCAGGATGCACTGGCGCAGGCGATGTGGGATCTGGCGCTGTCGATGGAAGAGGGCGACCTGCAAGACGCGCTGGAACGGCTGCAACGGGCGCGCGAGCGGCTGGAAGAGGCGATGAAGAACGGCGCCTCGGATCAAGAAATTGCCGAGTTGATGCAAGAACTGCGTGAAGCAACGGATGACTACATGCGTCAGTTGAGCCGCCAGCAAGCGCAAGACAACCCCGAGGGTCAGCAGATGGACCCGCAGAACATGATCCAGATGTCACAGGATGACATCCAGCGGATGATGGACAAGATTCAGGAACTGATGGAACAAGGCCGCATGGCCGAGGCGCAAGAAGCCATGCGCCAGTTGCAAGAGATGCTGGATAATATGCAGATGACCCAGGGCCCCGGTGGCGGTGGCCAGTCGCCGGGTGAACAGGCGATGGAAGGTCTGGCCGACACGCTGCGCGAGCAGCAGGAACTGTCGGACGAGTCGTTCCGTGATCTCAACGACGGCCAGCGCGGTCAGGGGGACAGACAGCCGGGACAGGGCCAGCCGGGACCGCAGGATCGTCAACCCGGGCAAGGTCAGGGTGGCCGTGATCCTGGTCAAGGTGAAGGCGGCGATCTGGCGGGCGACCTTGCGGAACGGCAACGCGCCTTGCGTGATGAATTAAACCGTCAGCGTCAGGCGCTGCCCGGACAAGGCACAGAGGCCGGTGAACGCGCCGCCGAGGCGTTGGAGCGGGCAGATGGGGCCATGGACGGGGCCGAACGCGCCCTGCGCGACGGCGATCTGGCCGAGGCAATCGACCGGCAATCAAGCGCGATGGAGGCGCTGCGTGAAGGGATGCGCAATCTGGGCGAGGCACTGGCCGAACAGCAGCAACAGCGCACCGGCGAGCAAGGCTTTGCACAAGGCGGCGACCCGGCGCAGCAGCGCGATCCTCTGGGACGCAATTCTGGTAATACCGGCCGGGTTGGCACCGATGAGGGCTTGTTGCAGGGGCAGGACGTCTATCGCCGCGCCGAGGAACTGCTGGGTGAGTTGCGCAAGCGGTCAGGCGAGTTGGACCGGCCTGAAGAAGAGCGTAACTATCTGGATCGCCTGCTAGAGCGGTTCTGA
- the lysA gene encoding diaminopimelate decarboxylase, protein MDHFIYQDGQLFAEDVPVAEIAAAVGTPFYVYSTATLVRHFRLFDEALAWGPHLVCYAMKAASNQAILKTLAAEGAGMDVVSGGEYARAKAAGVPGDRIVFSGVGKTRDEIRTVLEGGIRQFNVESEPEMRAISEVATAMGVTAPITVRVNPDVDAKTHAKIATGKSENKFGIPIARAREVYAEAAALPGLKVIGIDVHIGSQLTQLEPFEQAYKKVADLTEALRADGHDISRLDLGGGLGIPYARSNEAPPLPMDYGALIQRTVGHLGCEIEIEPGRLIVGNAGLLVSDVIYVKHGEGRDFLILDAAMNDLIRPAMYEAHHEIVPVIEAPAGAELTPYDIVGPVCESGDTFAKGRLMPPLQAGELVAFRSAGAYGAVMASEYNTRPLIPEVLVNGDQFAVIRARPTFDEIINRDTIPEWL, encoded by the coding sequence ATGGATCATTTCATCTATCAAGACGGGCAACTCTTTGCCGAAGATGTCCCGGTGGCCGAAATCGCGGCCGCTGTCGGCACGCCCTTTTACGTCTATTCCACGGCGACACTTGTCCGGCATTTCCGTCTGTTCGATGAGGCGCTCGCCTGGGGGCCGCACCTTGTCTGCTACGCGATGAAGGCGGCCTCAAATCAGGCGATCTTGAAAACCCTTGCCGCTGAGGGCGCAGGCATGGACGTGGTGTCTGGCGGTGAATACGCCCGCGCCAAGGCAGCAGGCGTTCCCGGCGACCGCATCGTCTTTTCCGGCGTCGGCAAGACGCGGGACGAAATCCGCACGGTTCTGGAAGGCGGCATTCGCCAATTCAACGTCGAGAGTGAGCCAGAGATGCGTGCCATCTCTGAGGTTGCCACTGCCATGGGCGTCACCGCACCGATTACCGTGCGGGTGAACCCGGACGTGGACGCCAAGACCCACGCCAAGATCGCCACGGGCAAGTCCGAGAACAAGTTCGGCATCCCGATCGCCCGAGCGCGTGAGGTCTATGCCGAGGCTGCGGCCCTGCCGGGGCTGAAGGTCATCGGCATTGATGTGCACATCGGATCGCAGCTGACTCAGTTGGAACCGTTTGAGCAGGCCTACAAAAAGGTCGCCGACCTGACAGAGGCGCTGCGCGCGGACGGGCACGACATCTCTCGGCTGGATCTGGGGGGCGGTTTGGGCATTCCCTATGCCCGCTCAAATGAGGCCCCACCGCTGCCCATGGACTACGGCGCGTTGATCCAGCGCACCGTTGGCCATCTGGGCTGCGAGATCGAGATTGAGCCGGGCCGCCTGATTGTCGGCAATGCGGGGCTGCTGGTCAGCGACGTCATCTACGTCAAACATGGCGAGGGGCGCGACTTTCTGATTCTCGACGCGGCGATGAATGACCTCATCCGTCCGGCAATGTATGAGGCGCATCACGAAATTGTGCCCGTTATTGAGGCACCCGCCGGGGCGGAACTGACGCCTTACGATATCGTCGGACCGGTCTGTGAAAGCGGCGACACCTTTGCCAAAGGACGTCTTATGCCGCCCTTGCAGGCAGGCGAACTGGTCGCTTTCCGCTCTGCCGGGGCCTATGGTGCCGTAATGGCCAGCGAGTACAACACCCGCCCGTTGATCCCCGAGGTGCTGGTCAATGGCGATCAATTCGCGGTTATCCGCGCACGCCCGACCTTTGACGAGATCATAAATCGCGATACCATCCCCGAATGGCTGTGA
- the argH gene encoding argininosuccinate lyase: MSDKTSNQMWGGRFAAGPDAIMEAINASIGFDKRMAPQDIAGSRAHAAMLAATGIITDSDAEAIREGLLTVLSEIDSGDFEFSTALEDIHMNVEARLKEVIGEPAGRLHTGRSRNDQVATDFRLWVRDQLDAAEGGLVALMQALLGQAEAGADWVMPGFTHLQTAQPVTWGHHMMAYVEMFGRDLSRVRDARKRMNESPLGAAALAGTGFPIDRHMTAEALGFDQPMGNSLDAVSARDFALEFLSVASISAMHLSRFAEELVIWSSAQFRFVTLSDRFSTGSSIMPQKKNPDAAELIRAKIGRIFGANVALMMVMKGLPLAYSKDMQEDKEQVFDAADNWMLALAAMEGMVRDMSANVPNLEGAASAGFSTATDLADWLVRETGLPFRDAHHVTGTLVAKAEGKGCDLPDLSLEEMQEVHGNIDASVYDVLGVHNSVRSRMSYGGTAPQRVREQIAAWKGRLP; this comes from the coding sequence ATGTCTGACAAGACCTCGAACCAGATGTGGGGCGGCCGCTTTGCCGCCGGGCCCGATGCCATCATGGAGGCAATTAATGCCTCGATCGGCTTCGACAAGCGGATGGCACCCCAAGATATTGCCGGGTCTCGTGCCCATGCCGCCATGTTGGCGGCCACAGGCATCATCACTGATAGCGATGCCGAGGCGATCAGGGAAGGATTGCTCACGGTCTTGTCAGAGATCGATAGCGGCGACTTCGAGTTTTCGACCGCGCTGGAAGACATCCACATGAATGTGGAGGCGCGGCTGAAGGAAGTGATCGGCGAACCGGCAGGGCGCTTGCACACCGGGCGGTCGCGGAATGATCAGGTGGCGACGGATTTTCGCCTTTGGGTGAGGGACCAACTGGACGCGGCTGAGGGTGGTCTGGTTGCCTTGATGCAAGCGCTGCTGGGGCAGGCAGAGGCAGGGGCCGATTGGGTCATGCCGGGCTTTACCCATTTGCAAACCGCGCAGCCGGTGACATGGGGCCACCACATGATGGCCTATGTCGAGATGTTCGGGCGCGATCTGTCCCGTGTCCGCGACGCCCGCAAACGGATGAACGAATCGCCCCTTGGTGCCGCCGCACTGGCGGGCACCGGTTTTCCCATCGACCGCCATATGACCGCCGAGGCGCTGGGCTTTGACCAACCCATGGGCAACTCACTCGACGCCGTCAGCGCCCGCGACTTTGCGCTGGAATTCCTGTCGGTCGCCTCGATCAGTGCCATGCACCTCAGCCGCTTTGCCGAAGAACTGGTGATCTGGTCCTCGGCCCAGTTCCGCTTTGTCACCCTGTCGGATCGCTTTTCGACCGGATCGTCGATCATGCCGCAGAAAAAGAACCCGGATGCCGCAGAACTGATCCGCGCCAAGATCGGGCGCATCTTTGGCGCGAATGTCGCGCTGATGATGGTGATGAAGGGACTGCCGCTGGCCTATTCCAAGGACATGCAAGAAGACAAGGAGCAGGTCTTCGACGCCGCCGACAACTGGATGCTGGCCCTTGCCGCGATGGAGGGCATGGTGCGGGATATGTCCGCCAACGTGCCCAACCTAGAAGGTGCCGCCTCTGCCGGGTTTTCCACCGCGACGGACCTTGCCGACTGGCTGGTGCGCGAAACCGGCCTGCCGTTCCGCGATGCGCACCACGTCACCGGCACACTGGTGGCCAAGGCCGAGGGTAAGGGCTGCGACTTGCCCGACCTGTCGCTGGAAGAGATGCAAGAAGTGCATGGGAATATCGACGCCTCGGTCTATGATGTCTTGGGCGTGCACAACTCTGTCCGCTCGCGGATGAGCTATGGCGGCACCGCGCCGCAGCGTGTGCGCGAACAGATCGCAGCCTGGAAAGGTCGTTTGCCATGA
- the arfB gene encoding alternative ribosome rescue aminoacyl-tRNA hydrolase ArfB: MLHVTDHITIEDWELTEQFVRSSGPGGQNVNKVSTAVELRFEAERSPNLPAAVKTRLRKLAGRRWTKEGALVIQVEDTRSQARNREIARQRLAELVQKATEKPKRRIPTKPTLGSKRRRLDAKKQRGAVKATRGKIDPD; the protein is encoded by the coding sequence ATGCTGCACGTCACCGATCATATCACCATCGAGGACTGGGAACTGACCGAACAGTTCGTCCGTTCCTCGGGCCCCGGCGGCCAGAACGTGAACAAGGTGTCCACGGCAGTCGAATTGCGGTTTGAGGCCGAGCGGTCGCCGAACCTGCCCGCCGCCGTCAAGACCCGCCTGCGCAAACTGGCCGGACGGCGCTGGACCAAAGAGGGCGCGCTGGTCATTCAGGTCGAAGACACCCGCAGTCAGGCCCGCAACCGCGAGATCGCCCGCCAACGCCTTGCGGAACTGGTGCAAAAAGCCACCGAAAAACCCAAACGCCGGATTCCGACCAAGCCCACATTGGGGTCGAAACGCCGCCGTCTCGATGCCAAAAAACAACGCGGCGCCGTCAAGGCGACGCGCGGCAAAATCGACCCCGACTAA
- a CDS encoding DUF2834 domain-containing protein, whose protein sequence is MLRWLWLALALWGAVHPMYYFLTFLSGNGWDLVALIDAWYVNDSTRGLTWDLTIAALVLTVWIVAEVTVRRNWSALLAIPATFCIGLSCGLPLYLWFRSRRI, encoded by the coding sequence ATGCTACGCTGGCTCTGGCTGGCGCTGGCGCTTTGGGGGGCGGTCCACCCAATGTACTATTTCCTGACTTTCCTTTCGGGGAATGGCTGGGATTTAGTCGCGCTAATCGACGCCTGGTACGTCAACGACAGCACGCGCGGCTTGACATGGGATCTGACCATCGCGGCTCTGGTCTTGACCGTGTGGATCGTCGCCGAGGTAACTGTGCGCCGCAACTGGAGCGCCCTGCTCGCGATCCCGGCCACCTTTTGCATCGGGCTCAGTTGCGGATTGCCGCTGTATCTATGGTTCCGATCACGGCGCATCTGA
- a CDS encoding argininosuccinate lyase: MRILALLGLLALAACGADGEPETPEGPSGPGVSLTVTGKAEVGIKG; the protein is encoded by the coding sequence ATGAGAATTCTGGCACTGCTCGGACTGCTTGCACTGGCCGCTTGCGGCGCGGATGGCGAACCCGAAACGCCCGAAGGGCCGTCAGGTCCGGGCGTCAGCCTCACCGTGACCGGCAAGGCCGAGGTCGGAATCAAGGGCTGA